In Hemicordylus capensis ecotype Gifberg chromosome 3, rHemCap1.1.pri, whole genome shotgun sequence, one DNA window encodes the following:
- the LOC128349052 gene encoding claudin-10-like, translated as MGDVVINTVVSTGAVLKIKKCLAEVSFFQLCAFFLSLSGWLMCMTSAILVQWRVWHVSNHYGGTSIAWIGIWETCRVDEAPSIVDEQNLMNCTELSNLHTFLPSEIIAAQNLMVLATIAGAVQTGFLSVAFLNIYKKQKQRKHVSNLFLIAGLINLSSGIGVFIPIVWNMVSVLSEAPIFFPEDFHLPHQPEYQYVGAALPIGLISAVFQILSGCFILCNNHLAVKKMSALATEASARASETTLCQKCSLSLVPKTPKPEESASVTIESPLDVQHIENPSVILQMDNFSEDVTNPREPVPSLPESHIVLVTPYTEPTVGDESK; from the coding sequence ATGGGCGACGTCGTAATCAATACCGTAGTATCAACTGGTGCagtattaaaaattaagaaatgcctGGCTGAGGTCAGCTTCTTTCAACTTTGTGCCTTTTTCCTGAGCCTTAGTGGATGGCTTATGTGTATGACATCCGCAATCCTTGTCCAGTGGAGAGTGTGGCACGTTAGTAACCACTATGGTGGAACCAGCATTGCTTGGATTGGGATTTGGGAGACCTGCCGTGTTGATGAAGCTCCGTCTATTGTTGATGAGCAAAATCTCATGAACTGTACAGAACTCAGCAACCTACACACcttcctccccagtgagattATAGCTGCCCAGAATCTCATGGTACTCGCTACCATTGCGGGGGCAGTGCAAACAGGCTTTCTCTCTGTGGCCTTCTTAAATATATATAAGAAGCAAAAACAGAGAAAACATGTTTCCAACCTTTTTTTGATTGCAGGCCTTATAAATTTGTCATCGGGAATAGGTGTCTTCATTCCAATTGTTTGGAATATGGTTTCTGTCTTGTCAGAAGCACCAATTTTCTTCCCTGAAGATTTCCATTTACCACATCAACCAGAATACCAATATGTTGGAGCTGCGCTTCCGATTGGGCTGATTTCTGCTGTTTTCCAGATCTTGAGCGGATGTTTTATTCTGTGCAATAACCATTTGGCAGTCAAGAAAATGTCAGCACTGGCAACAGAGGCATCTGCAAGGGCAAGTGAAACCACTCTTTGTCAAAAGTGTTCATTGTCCTTAGTGCCTAAAACCCCAAAGCCAGAGGAATCTGCTTCTGTGACCATCGAGAGCCCATTGGACGTGCAACACATTGAAAACCCATCTGTGATTCTCCAGATGGATAACTTCTCTGAAGACGTGACCAATCCCAGGGAGcctgttccatcactgcccgAAAGTCATATTGTATTGGTGACTCCATACACTGAACCAACAGTTGGTGATGAATCTAAATAA
- the LOC128349142 gene encoding claudin-34-like has translation MGDVVINTVVSTGAVLKIKKCLAEVSFFQLCAFFLSLSGWLMCMTSAILVQWRVWHVSNHYGGTSIAWIGIWETCRVDEDPSIVDEQNLMNCTELSNLHTFLPSEIIAAQNLMVLATIAGAVQTGFLSVAFLNIYKKQKQRKHVSNLFLIAGLLNLSSGIGVFIPIVWNMVSVLSEAPIFFPEDFHLPHKPEYQYVGAALPIGLISAISQILSGCFILCNNHLAVKKMSALATEASARASETTLCQKCSLSLVPKTPKPEESASVTIESPLDVQHIENPSVILQMDNFSEDVTNPREPVPSLPKSHIVLVTPYTEPTVGDESK, from the coding sequence ATGGGCGACGTCGTAATCAATACCGTAGTATCAACTGGTGCagtattaaaaattaagaaatgcctGGCTGAGGTCAGCTTCTTTCAACTTTGTGCCTTTTTCCTGAGCCTTAGTGGATGGCTTATGTGTATGACATCCGCAATCCTTGTCCAGTGGAGAGTGTGGCACGTTAGTAACCACTATGGTGGAACCAGCATTGCTTGGATTGGGATTTGGGAGACCTGCCGTGTTGATGAAGATCCGTCTATTGTTGATGAGCAAAATCTCATGAACTGTACAGAACTCAGCAACCTACACACcttcctccccagtgagattATAGCTGCCCAGAATCTCATGGTACTCGCTACCATTGCGGGGGCAGTGCAAACAGGCTTTCTCTCTGTGGCCTTCTTAAATATATATAAGAAGCAAAAACAGAGAAAACATGTTTCCAACCTTTTTTTGATTGCAGGCCTTCTAAATTTATCATCAGGAATAGGTGTCTTCATTCCAATTGTTTGGAATATGGTTTCTGTCTTGTCAGAAGCACCAATTTTCTTCCCTGAAGATTTCCATTTACCACATAAACCAGAATACCAATATGTTGGAGCTGCGCTTCCGATTGGGCTGATTTCTGCTATTTCCCAGATCTTGAGCGGATGTTTTATTCTGTGCAATAACCATTTGGCAGTCAAGAAAATGTCAGCACTGGCAACAGAGGCATCTGCAAGGGCAAGTGAAACCACTCTTTGTCAAAAGTGTTCATTGTCCTTAGTGCCTAAAACCCCAAAGCCAGAGGAATCTGCTTCTGTGACCATCGAGAGCCCATTGGACGTGCAACACATTGAAAACCCATCTGTGATTCTCCAGATGGATAACTTCTCTGAAGACGTGACCAATCCCAGGGAGCCTGTTCCATCACTGCCCAAAAGTCACATTGTATTGGTGACTCCATACACTGAACCAACAGTTGGTGATGAATCTAAATAA